A genome region from Bemisia tabaci chromosome 3, PGI_BMITA_v3 includes the following:
- the LOC109043488 gene encoding LOW QUALITY PROTEIN: uncharacterized protein (The sequence of the model RefSeq protein was modified relative to this genomic sequence to represent the inferred CDS: deleted 1 base in 1 codon), with the protein MHHGACNISAGVFLYLFSDVSHQTAKSAPPTHMASQSVKSYRRNQLKMSVEKCSDSACDLLNQDQDMGADVRHDVNANLEPRKRAPASKPPFTLGDVKRAIPPHCFKRSVLRSFSYILYDVTAIALLYHVTSYYALLPLPLRYLIWPLHWFVQGCFMVGLWVVAHECGHHAFSDYAALDDTVGFVLHSALLVPYFSWKFSHARHHSNTASLERDEVFVPKKRLDVTWWDRVTDNPPGRILRLTLTLLLGLTMYLTFNSAGRPYERFASHFDPDSPIYSRSKRVWIFLSDVGIAVVCYGLYHLALSRGVAWLACYYFCPLAVTNAFVVTVTLLQHTHPSLPHYSSVEWDWLRGALSTVDRDYGVLNHIFHHINDTHIAHHLFSTMPHYHAQEATAAIKPVLGEYYQFDDTPVLKSLYREMKECVFVEPEGEKKGVYWFNGVM; encoded by the exons ATGCATCACGGTGCATGCAACATATCAGCGGGAGTTTTTCTCTATCTTTTTTCTGACGTTTCGCATCAAACCGCGAAAAGCGCTCCACCAACGCATATGGCGAGCCAGTCTGTGAAGTCTTACCGTAGAAACCAGCTAAAAATGAGTGTCGAGAAGTGTTCTGATAGTGCTTGTGACTTACTTAATCAG GACCAGGATATGGGAGCAGATGTTCGACATGATGTAAACGCTAACTTGGAGCCGAGAAAACGTGCGCCCGCCTCGAAGCCACCGTTCACCCTCGGCGATGTAAAGCGTGCCATCCCTCCTCACTGCTTCAAACGTTCCGTCCTGCGGTCCTTCTCCTACATCCTATACGATGTCACAGCCATTGCACTTCTCTATCATGTCACTTCGTATTACGCACTGCTACCTCTGCCCCTCAG GTACCTCATCTGGCCCCTGCACTGGTTCGTGCAGGGTTGCTTCATGGTGGGTCTATGGGTAGTTGCCCACGAGTGCGGTCACCACGCCTTCTCCGACTACGCAGCCCTCGACGACACCGTGGGCTTCGTCCTCCACTCCGCCTTGCTCGTACCCTACTTCTCATGGAAGTTCTCCCACGCGCGGCACCACTCCAACACAGCCTCCTTGGAGCGCGACGAAGTCTTCGTGCCG AAAAAACGCCTCGACGTGACCTGGTGGGACCGAGTCACCGACAACCCTCCCGGTCGTATACTCCGATTGACCCTGACCCTACTCCTCGGCCTAACCATGTACCTGACCTTCAACTCAGCCGGACGCCCTTACGAGCGCTTCGCATCTCACTTCGATCCGGACAGCCCGATTTACTCGCGATCCAAACGCGTTTGGATATTCCTCTCGGATGTTGGTATCGCGGTGGTATGTTACGGATTGTACCATCTGGCACTATCGCGGGGGGTTGCATGGTTAGCGTGCTATTACTTCTGCCCTCTCGCGGTGACCAACGCGTTTGTTGTTACCGTGACCTTGTTGCAACATACTCACCCCTCACTACCACATTACTCGTCCGTTGAATGGGATTGGTTGCGCGGGGCCTTGTCGACGGTCGATAGAGATTATGGTGTCCTCAACCATATTTTCCACCATATCAATGACACGCATATTGCGCACCATTTGTTTTCGACTATGCCGCACTACCACGCCCAAGAGGCGACGGCGGCCATCAAACCTGTGTTGGGGGAATATTATCAGTTTGATGATACGCCGGTGTTGAAATCCCTGTACAGGGAGATGAAAGAGTGCGTGTTTGTGGAGCCtgaaggagaaaagaaaggagTCTACTGGTTCAATGGTGTGATGTGA